The Drosophila innubila isolate TH190305 chromosome 3R unlocalized genomic scaffold, UK_Dinn_1.0 2_E_3R, whole genome shotgun sequence genome has a segment encoding these proteins:
- the LOC117790981 gene encoding uncharacterized protein LOC117790981 translates to MSVTDSVVSTARTSNMQAGGTRFMPPEELAMQSLTKQFLKARLFRGIYLERCFVEQVGGYRDVVSLQCSERDLEKQLLSSAAQLQVFYQSFVPNMWVGITKGSIGNYKHTPHPAQLDTCVWTELNDMAFGEYWFSIKTLRFRAQEVQLKLKMVRAVEPETLPTPRRSISMKKCSPSRVSAITAGDSAEPTVANAADIVTENQMPTIGVADFVTVLQQWRQSVITTIYEFMANDVNKRNIMGTIRFLGLLIFSIISGAAVALRFMGIFAVRFLFEISRFTHTATPIVFKLIEFVNKIVGAFFILLTMIWKDLVVNRGGSVPRPALEASNRFKSLTYEHTESHRRSSRYGSQNYQ, encoded by the coding sequence ATGAGCGTAACGGACTCAGTTGTCAGCACGGCAAGGACGAGCAATATGCAAGCAGGTGGCACTCGCTTTATGCCGCCTGAGGAGCTGGCCATGCAATCGCTTACCAAACAGTTTTTGAAAGCACGATTGTTTCGAGGGATTTACCTTGAGCGTTGCTTTGTGGAGCAGGTTGGTGGCTATCGTGATGTTGTTTCTCTGCAGTGCAGTGAACGTGACCTAGAGAAACAGTTGCTGAGCAGTGCAGCCCAGTTACAAGTGTTCTACCAAAGTTTCGTGCCCAACATGTGGGTGGGCATCACGAAGGGTAGTATAGGTAACTACAAGCACACACCACATCCTGCACAGCTGGATACCTGTGTTTGGACGGAGCTCAATGATATGGCATTTGGAGAATACTGGTTCAGCATAAAGACTCTACGCTTTCGTGCTCAGGAAGTGCAACTAAAACTCAAAATGGTCCGTGCAGTTGAGCCAGAAACATTGCCAACCCCAAGACGTTCCATATCAATGAAAAAGTGTAGCCCCAGCAGAGTATCCGCCATAACCGCTGGCGATAGCGCTGAACCGACAGTTGCAAATGCTGCAGACATTGTCACCGAGAATCAAATGCCGACAATTGGCGTTGCAGATTTTGTAACTGTCTTACAGCAATGGCGACAATCAGTTATCACGACAATATACGAATTTATGGCCAACGATGTGAACAAGCGCAATATAATGGGCACCATTCGCTTTCTGGGTCTGCTCATCTTTTCCATCATTAGcggtgctgctgttgcactcCGTTTCATGGGCATATTCGCGGTACGCTTTCTCTTTGAGATTAGCCGCTTTACACACACCGCGACCCCAATCGTTTTTAAGCTGATTGAGTTCGTCAATAAGATAGTTGgcgcatttttcattttactcaCGATGATATGGAAGGATTTAGTGGTAAATCGTGGCGGATCTGTTCCCAGACCCGCGCTGGAAGCCAGCAATCGTTTCAAGAGTCTCACATACGAACATACCGAGTCGCATCGACGCAGTTCGCGCTACGGATCACAAAATTATCAGTAG
- the LOC117790982 gene encoding zinc finger CCHC domain-containing protein 10, whose translation MTLVGLAARKLAQKQRSAKLAAAFPNGIRCQKCLNFGHWSYECKEKRKYVHRSSRTKQLSKHLAEKSANAAESAAANESRALEAGAEVRNDREKRTKRKRKRSNSSNSSSSSSDSSNSSSESSNSDSSSSDDSDSSSSDDDDSSSDGESGSSSVSESDASSSSSKSSDSAYERDSSAAPKKKKRRDSTGESSDGATQDD comes from the exons ATGACTTTGGTGGGGTTAGCGGCGCGAAAGCTGGCTCAAAAGCAGCG GTCTGCCAAACTAGCCGCAGCATTTCCAAATGGCATTCGGTGTCAAAAGTGCCTGAATTTTGGACATTGGAGCTATGAATGCAAGGAGAAACGAAAGTATGTTCATCGCAGTTCGCGCACAAAGCAGTTAAGTAAGCATCTGGCAGAGAAAAGTGCAAATGCCGCCGAGTCTGCGGCGGCCAACGAGTCGCGTGCTTTGGAAGCCGGTGCTGAAGTGCGCAACGATCGCGAGAAGCGTACCAAGCGTAAAAGGAAACGCAGCAATAGTTCGAATAGTTCGTCGAGTTCATCAGACAGCTCAAATAGCAGTTCGGAGTCATCCAACTCGGATTCAAGCAGCAGCGACGATTCAGACAGCTCCAGCTCTGACGATGATGACAGCTCATCAGATGGTGAATCAGGTTCCTCCAGCGTAAGCGAGAGCGATGCGTCCAGTTCCAGCAGCAAGAGCAGTGACAGCGCATATGAACGGGACAGCTCAGCAGCACCCAAGAAGAAAAAGCGACGTGATAGCACTGGTGAATCGTCAGATGGCGCCACTCAAGATGATTAA